The region TTTTATATTCGGTCTATTGAGGTATAGATAGCTTTATGTCGCCAATGGCGATGGAAATGGAGTAATGTATGTCAGAAAACAGAGAAATTGAAATCATGGAATCAGTCTATGACAAAAACGATGAAGTAGCATCAAAAATTAATGCAGAGTTAACCGGAAAGAATATTTATGCCATTAACGTCATGGGAGCTCCTGGCGTAGGCAAGACCACCTCCTTAATCCAGATCATAAAGAGACTGGATGGAATCACCCCTTATGTCATTGAAGGCGATATTGAAGCGGACTTTGATACCAAGACACTTCAGTCCCTTGGTGTAAAAACGGTTCAGATCAATACCGGCGGTGCTTGCCATCTTGATTCTCCTTTAATCGGAAAAGCTGTGGAGGAACTAAAGGTGGATAACGGTGTTCTGTTCATTGAAAATATCGGTAACCTTGTTTGCCCTGCTGAATTTATGATTGGCGAGC is a window of Lachnoclostridium phytofermentans ISDg DNA encoding:
- the hypB gene encoding hydrogenase nickel incorporation protein HypB → MSENREIEIMESVYDKNDEVASKINAELTGKNIYAINVMGAPGVGKTTSLIQIIKRLDGITPYVIEGDIEADFDTKTLQSLGVKTVQINTGGACHLDSPLIGKAVEELKVDNGVLFIENIGNLVCPAEFMIGEHAKMLISTVTEGSDKPYKYPLAFEKANIIILNKCDLLPYVDFDEEFFMKGVRALNKTAPVIKVSGKTEEGYDEVVAWIKERVK